From a single Brassica napus cultivar Da-Ae chromosome C9, Da-Ae, whole genome shotgun sequence genomic region:
- the LOC106381581 gene encoding uncharacterized protein LOC106381581 isoform X2, which yields MAGVEVEKTVPNTEEKTTTTEATTIETPKETVHADDSATAVEVEIKEDEEEAPKVEKETEKTETAPVKEEKLVETPAAVEEKDVKPAAEEEKTVEVKTS from the exons ATGGCTGGTGTTGAG GTTGAGAAAACAGTTCCAAACACAGAAGAGAAGACGACGACGACCGAGGCAACAACGATCGAGACGCCGAAGGAAACCGTCCATGCAGATGACTCAGCCACTGCGGTTGAAGTTGAaatcaaagaagatgaagaagaagcaccAAAGGTAGAGAAAGAGACTGAAAAAACCGAGACAGCTCCGGTTAAAGAGGAGAAACTGGTTGAAACTCCGGCAGCTGTGGAGGAGAAAGATGTTAAGCCAGCGGCAGAAGAGGAGAAGACTGTTGAAGTCAAGACATCCTAA
- the LOC106381581 gene encoding uncharacterized protein LOC106381581 isoform X1 codes for MTQRTVDFLSQVEKTVPNTEEKTTTTEATTIETPKETVHADDSATAVEVEIKEDEEEAPKVEKETEKTETAPVKEEKLVETPAAVEEKDVKPAAEEEKTVEVKTS; via the exons ATGACGCAAAGGACGGTCGATTTCTTATCGCAGGTTGAGAAAACAGTTCCAAACACAGAAGAGAAGACGACGACGACCGAGGCAACAACGATCGAGACGCCGAAGGAAACCGTCCATGCAGATGACTCAGCCACTGCGGTTGAAGTTGAaatcaaagaagatgaagaagaagcaccAAAGGTAGAGAAAGAGACTGAAAAAACCGAGACAGCTCCGGTTAAAGAGGAGAAACTGGTTGAAACTCCGGCAGCTGTGGAGGAGAAAGATGTTAAGCCAGCGGCAGAAGAGGAGAAGACTGTTGAAGTCAAGAC ATCCTAA
- the LOC106381580 gene encoding E3 ubiquitin-protein ligase UPL5-like produces the protein MTLRRSTAADSPISHRSPLAVAGTDNHKRKLDDYAADYGLDLLQKMKRHEVDADRISPASQQKPLTSGENYRSLYTPGECSSSSSSSSSLPESWTRSESTRLQLFVRMMSGGKTIVIHADRNDTVEHLHHRIQLKTQIPVTEQRVIYKGKQLQFEHTLNHYSIEQDSSLHLVGRMQSTEYPVACQTVDEIMSTISRMHRGENLYGGRTNINDKLVKFFARIPAESNRSAAKYLKIFSNSSVPAALVMLFVSPLEINKACGKSSIKLFLNSCVALPVHQQNSCLPVVLEFCRLLRGACPDNKLYASCRNTLGSMLDLVCKSDEFQFRLFTIGEEIYPCVTELADIIVRELVENTGPSLSEVQKFSSFWQPLKRAVTAQLPCLFPVAMPLRNTVMEAEIGKLYQIFRRLMTVMDICMTRIESSLGNRGVANTEAMSATWSQYLAVLKIVDSMCELYQGAKEQLASLLNARKVSFSALVLKFAKRGDDDHQWIFDYKEATTFESRRHLAMLLFPDVKEDYDEMHEMLIDRSNLFAESFEYISGATPGSLHSGLFMEFKNEEATGPGVLREWFYLVCQEIFNPRNALFLRSADDFRRFSPNPASKVDPLHLSYFEFTGRVIALALMHKVQVGVLFDRVFFSQLAHPEISLEDIKDTDRVMYNSCKQILEMDPAFFDSNAGLGLTFELETEELGKRETVELLPEGKSIAVNSENREQYVKLLIKQRFAASISQHVERFSKGFSDILSDSVPAFFKRIYLEDFDGMLRGGENPISIDDWKAHTEYNGFRETDRQIDWFWKIMKKMTEEERRSVLFFWTSTKFIPVEGFRGLSSKLYIYRLHEANDRLPTSHTCFYRLCLPKYPTMGLMEQRLRFIAQDHVSSSFGKW, from the exons ATGACTCTACGCCGTTCAACAGCCGCAGATTCACCAATCTCTCACCGATCACCTCTCGCCGTGGCTGGAACCGATAACCACAAACGCAAACTCGACGATTACGCCGCCGATTACGGCCTTGACCTCCTCCAGAAGATGAAACGGCACGAGGTCGACGCCGATCGCATCTCCCCGGCGTCGCAGCAGAAACCGTTGACGTCCGGTGAGAATTACCGGTCTCTGTACACTCCCGGCGAGTGCtcctcctcatcctcatcttcctcctctctcCCCGAGTCGTGGACTCGTTCCGAGTCGACTCGGTTGCAGCTCTTCGTGAGGATGATGTCAGGAGGCAAAACAATCGTGATCCACGCGGACAGAAACGACACCGTCGAGCATCTCCACCACAGAATCCAGCTGAAGACTCAGATTCCCGTCACGGAGCAGCGCGTTATCTACAAAGGCAAGCAGTTACAGTTCGAACACACCTTAAACCACTACTCCATCGAGCAGGATTCTTCCTTACACCTCGTCGGCCGTATGCAAAGCACAGAGTATCCAGTAGCTTGCCAGACCGTAGATGAGATCATGTCCACCATCTCGCGGATGCACAGAGGCGAGAATCTCTACGGAGGCCGCACCAACATCAACGACAAGCTCGTCAAGTTCTTCGCGAGGATTCCCGCTGAGAGCAACCGTTCCGCCGCCAAGTATCTGAAGATATTCTCCAACTCTTCGGTTCCAGCTGCGCTGGTGATGCTCTTCGTCTCTCCTCTAGAGATCAACAAAGCCTGCGGGAAGAGTTCGATCAAGCTCTTCTTGAACAGCTGCGTGGCGTTGCCGGTTCATCAGCAGAACAGTTGTTTGCCCGTTGTGTTGGAGTTCTGTAGATTGCTTAGGGGAGCTTGTCCCGACAACAAGCTTTACGCGTCTTGTCGGAACACCTTGGGGTCGATGCTTGATTTGGTGTGTAAATCCGATGAGTTTCAGTTCAGATTGTTTACGATCGGGGAGGAGATCTACCCGTGCGTGACCGAGTTAGCTGATATTATTGTGAGAGAGTTGGTAGAGAACACAGGGCCTAGCTTGTCTGAAGTTCAGAAATTTTCTTCCTTTTGGCAGCCCTTGAAACGGGCCGTTACAGCTCAGCTTCCCTGCTTGTTCCCCGTCGCTATGCCTCTGCGGAACACTGTGATGGAAGCGGAGATCGGGAAGCTTTATCAGATATTCAGAAGGTTAATGACTGTAATGGACATTTGTATGACTAGAATCGAATCTTCGTTGGGTAACAGAGGAGTTGCCAACACGGAAGCTATGTCTGCGACTTGGTCTCAGTATCTCGCTGTTCTCAAGATTGTGGATTCGATGTGTGAGCTTTATCAAGGCGCTAAGGAACAGCTAGCTAGTCTCTTAAACGCCAGGAAGGTTTCGTTCAGCGCCCTCGTTTTGAAATTCGCGAAAAGAGGGGATGATGATCACCAGTGGATCTTTGACTACAAGGAAGCTACGACCTTCGAATCCAGGAGGCATTTAGCGATGCTCCTGTTCCCCGACGTGAAAGAAGACTACGACGAGATGCACGAGATGCTTATTGATCGGTCCAATCTGTTTGCTGAATCGTTTGAGTACATATCCGGCGCGACCCCAGGGTCGCTTCATAGTGGACTGTTTATGGAGTTCAAGAATGAGGAAGCTACAGGTCCTGGTGTGTTGAGAGAATGGTTCTATTTGGTGTGTCAGGAGATATTCAATCCCCGAAATGCCCTCTTCCTTCGATCTGCTGATGATTTCAGAAGATTCTCTCCTAATCCAG CATCTAAGGTGGATCCATTACATCTCAGTTACTTCGAGTTCACTGGTCGTGTGATTGCTTTAGCTTTGATGCACAAAGTCCAAGTAGGTGTGCTGTTCGACCGTGTATTCTTCTCACAGTTAGCCCACCCGGAAATAAGTTTGGAAGACATCAAGGACACGGATCGAGTCATGTACAACAGCTGCAAACAGATCCTAGAGATGGATCCAGCGTTCTTCGACTCAAACGCCGGTCTTGGTCTAACGTTTGAGCTGGAAACGGAGGAGCTGGGGAAAAGAGAAACGGTGGAGCTGCTTCCTGAGGGGAAGTCCATTGCTGTTAACAGCGAGAACAGGGAACAATACGTTAAACTCCTAATCAAGCAACGATTTGCCGCGTCGATCTCCCAGCATGTAGAGAGATTCTCCAAGGGCTTCTCTGATATACTTTCTGACTCTGTACCTGCCTTTTTTAAACGAATATACTTAGAGGATTTCGATGGGATGCTTCGAGGAGGGGAGAACCCTATAAGCATAGATGATTGGAAGGCTCATACAGAGTATAATGGGTTCAGAGAGACTGACAGACAAATAGACTGGTTCTGGAAG ATTATGAAGAAAATgacagaagaagaaaggaggagCGTACTCTTCTTTTGGACATCGACTAAGTTTATACCAGTGGAGGGGTTTAGAGGGTTATCATCGAAGCTTTACATCTATAGGTTACATGAAGCTAATGATCGTCTTCCAACGTCTCATACTTGCTTTTACCGTCTCTGCTTACCAAAATACCCGACGATGGGTCTCATGGAACAACGTCTTCGATTCATCGCTCAAGATCATGTCAGCTCCAGTTTCGGTAAATGGTGA
- the LOC106381581 gene encoding uncharacterized protein LOC106381581 isoform X3, translating into MAGVEVEKTVPNTEEKTTTTEATTIETPKETVHADDSATAVEVEIKEDEEEAPKVEKETEKTETAPVKEEKLVETPAAVEEKDVKPAAEEEKTVEVKTS; encoded by the exons ATGGCTGGTGTTGAG GTTGAGAAAACAGTTCCAAACACAGAAGAGAAGACGACGACGACCGAGGCAACAACGATCGAGACGCCGAAGGAAACCGTCCATGCAGATGACTCAGCCACTGCGGTTGAAGTTGAaatcaaagaagatgaagaagaagcaccAAAGGTAGAGAAAGAGACTGAAAAAACCGAGACAGCTCCGGTTAAAGAGGAGAAACTGGTTGAAACTCCGGCAGCTGTGGAGGAGAAAGATGTTAAGCCAGCGGCAGAAGAGGAGAAGACTGTTGAAGTCAAGAC ATCCTAA